A region from the Limnochordia bacterium genome encodes:
- a CDS encoding ATP-dependent 6-phosphofructokinase — MKRVGILTGGGDSSGINKAIVTTVGMLVNADIEAVGIQNGWQGLLDEKWDTLELESCRQWEYQPGTLLGTARTNPFASGQEQQLLTNLDRAQLDGLIAIGGDDTLSVAQRLSSLGVPIVGIPQTIDNDVYGTERCLGFDTALHAIAQSVNSVRNSNNAHERDMLVEVMGRETGWLAILSALLIGADYVLCPELNTSIDGLIERFRQRSSQGCHSCVAVVAEGFDISSRSNMEIADDFGNFELEGIAYSIAQLVGQRTRKKPRVLVMGYLQRGGNPTPTDLLLATRFAARAVSSLVQGNTGTMTALRQGAIVDVPLTEVIGKKQYVTDQWLQLTSLELDL; from the coding sequence GTGAAACGAGTCGGTATCTTAACCGGAGGAGGAGACTCCTCGGGAATCAATAAGGCCATCGTAACTACAGTAGGTATGCTGGTCAACGCGGATATTGAGGCCGTTGGCATCCAAAATGGTTGGCAGGGACTCCTAGACGAAAAATGGGACACGCTAGAGCTAGAATCCTGTAGGCAGTGGGAGTATCAACCGGGAACCTTGCTGGGCACAGCCAGGACCAACCCCTTTGCCAGCGGACAAGAGCAACAACTATTAACCAATCTTGATCGGGCACAGCTTGATGGTTTAATTGCCATTGGCGGTGATGACACCCTCTCGGTGGCCCAAAGGCTCTCATCTTTAGGTGTTCCCATTGTGGGTATCCCCCAGACCATTGACAATGATGTCTACGGAACAGAGCGTTGTCTAGGATTTGATACAGCTTTACACGCTATTGCCCAAAGCGTCAACTCTGTTCGCAACTCAAACAATGCCCATGAACGTGATATGTTAGTGGAAGTCATGGGCCGGGAAACCGGCTGGTTAGCCATTTTGTCTGCACTGCTGATCGGTGCGGACTATGTACTATGTCCTGAGCTAAACACATCGATTGATGGACTGATCGAGAGATTCCGGCAGCGCAGCAGCCAAGGATGTCACAGCTGTGTTGCTGTTGTAGCCGAGGGATTTGACATCTCCTCCCGGAGTAACATGGAGATCGCCGATGATTTTGGCAATTTCGAACTGGAGGGTATTGCTTACTCCATTGCCCAACTTGTGGGTCAGCGAACCCGTAAAAAACCCCGGGTGCTGGTAATGGGTTACCTGCAGCGGGGGGGAAATCCTACTCCAACGGATTTGCTACTGGCCACGCGGTTTGCCGCCCGGGCAGTCTCTTCACTAGTCCAGGGAAACACCGGGACAATGACAGCCCTACGACAGGGTGCCATTGTTGACGTACCTCTTACCGAGGTCATTGGCAAAAAGCAGTATGTTACCGACCAATGGCTGCAGCTTACTTCCCTAGAACTTGACTTATAG
- a CDS encoding M20/M25/M40 family metallo-hydrolase produces the protein MDVKEFLIELSNATGVSGYEDAVAEVVKKAFAPHVDEIRQDALGNVIMLKRGTGDSPPKVMLAAHMDEIGLVVTKVEDDGFLRVSSMGGVDQRILPAAEVIVHGKQKLLGVVGAKPPHVQQPDERNKAVKMQDLFIDIGLSGDEAKEVVSVGDMITIRQEPTEMNGKLAGKVMDDRAGVAALFACCLALKKIQHRADVYFVATVQEEVGVRGATVSTFGILPEIGIAVDVGHGDMAGVSGTLKLGGGPGVGIGPHVHPKLFAKLQAVADDWKIDYAVDPSPYPGGTDAYAIQVTAAGIPTALISIPLRYMHTPVETLDLADIDKAGRLMALFISEVDAEFVEGLRCY, from the coding sequence ATGGATGTAAAAGAGTTCTTGATAGAGCTGTCAAATGCAACGGGGGTCTCGGGATATGAAGATGCTGTAGCAGAGGTGGTGAAAAAAGCCTTTGCGCCCCATGTGGATGAGATTAGGCAAGATGCCCTAGGCAATGTGATCATGCTGAAAAGGGGTACAGGGGATTCCCCACCGAAGGTCATGTTAGCCGCCCACATGGATGAGATTGGCCTTGTGGTCACCAAGGTCGAGGATGATGGCTTCCTGCGGGTTTCTAGTATGGGTGGAGTGGATCAGCGCATTCTTCCTGCAGCCGAGGTGATTGTACATGGAAAGCAGAAGCTATTAGGTGTCGTCGGTGCCAAACCACCTCATGTTCAACAGCCTGATGAGCGAAACAAAGCGGTTAAAATGCAGGACCTATTTATCGACATAGGTCTAAGTGGAGATGAGGCCAAGGAAGTCGTCTCCGTAGGTGATATGATCACCATTAGACAGGAGCCCACAGAGATGAACGGCAAATTGGCCGGGAAGGTCATGGATGACCGGGCGGGAGTGGCTGCCCTTTTTGCCTGTTGCCTGGCCCTGAAGAAGATCCAGCATCGTGCCGATGTCTATTTTGTGGCCACTGTTCAGGAAGAGGTAGGTGTCCGGGGTGCCACAGTTAGTACCTTTGGTATATTACCGGAAATTGGCATTGCCGTTGATGTTGGCCATGGAGACATGGCTGGCGTATCCGGGACGCTAAAACTAGGTGGTGGCCCAGGGGTGGGTATTGGACCCCATGTGCACCCCAAACTGTTTGCCAAGCTACAGGCTGTGGCAGACGATTGGAAAATCGATTATGCTGTTGATCCTTCGCCGTATCCAGGGGGTACTGATGCCTATGCCATCCAAGTGACAGCAGCGGGAATTCCGACGGCTTTGATCTCGATCCCCTTACGATACATGCACACTCCGGTTGAAACATTGGACCTGGCAGATATTGATAAGGCTG